Proteins encoded in a region of the Planococcus shixiaomingii genome:
- a CDS encoding thioredoxin family protein, producing MKSITTTEQFTKVIEGSEPVIVKFQAGWCPDCTRMDMFIDPIIEEYNNYQWFDVNRDELPEVAEQWEVMGIPSLLIFKNGEKTAHLHSANAKSPESVTQFLSEQKE from the coding sequence ATGAAATCAATAACTACTACTGAACAATTTACTAAAGTGATTGAAGGATCTGAACCGGTCATCGTGAAATTCCAAGCTGGCTGGTGCCCGGATTGCACACGCATGGATATGTTTATTGACCCTATTATAGAAGAATATAATAACTACCAGTGGTTTGACGTCAACCGCGACGAATTGCCGGAAGTTGCAGAACAATGGGAAGTGATGGGTATTCCGAGTTTGTTGATTTTCAAGAATGGCGAAAAGACGGCCCACCTTCACAGCGCGAATGCAAAATCTCCAGAATCGGTTACCCAATTTTTATCTGAGCAAAAAGAATAG
- a CDS encoding STAS domain-containing protein, whose product MEEQQEIKELKRLVEYYEKVIKNMSVPIIPSIVPRTILVPIAGFIYRERFEAIRTKVLQYAAEHRETEAVIFDFTGVNTEDVEAFDYNELASELSQLNSAQKLMGLRPLYVGFNPRFAREIVHAGIQVELEVYTNFRAALTVLIKENAGSMSTIK is encoded by the coding sequence ATGGAAGAGCAGCAAGAAATAAAGGAACTAAAAAGATTGGTAGAGTATTACGAGAAAGTGATTAAGAATATGTCTGTACCGATCATTCCATCTATCGTGCCTCGCACCATTTTAGTGCCGATTGCCGGATTTATTTACCGTGAACGCTTTGAAGCTATTCGGACGAAAGTTCTGCAATATGCGGCCGAACATCGGGAAACCGAGGCTGTCATTTTCGATTTTACTGGAGTCAACACAGAAGACGTCGAAGCGTTCGATTACAATGAACTGGCAAGTGAGCTGTCCCAATTAAACAGCGCCCAAAAATTAATGGGTCTCCGCCCTCTCTACGTCGGATTCAATCCCCGTTTCGCACGCGAAATCGTCCATGCTGGCATCCAGGTGGAATTGGAAGTCTATACAAATTTCCGGGCAGCGTTGACAGTATTGATTAAAGAAAATGCCGGTTCTATGTCGACCATTAAATAG